A section of the Leptospira semungkisensis genome encodes:
- a CDS encoding NAD(P)H-dependent flavin oxidoreductase — MKIKTPITEMLGIDLPIIGAPMFLVSYPDLVVAVSEAGGLGTFPSQNYRSLEELRRGLEEIRSRTKKPIGVNLILHKSHNPNWAKHFEILLEFKVELIITSLGSPRSIIGEAKSVGTKVFCDVTTLKHANIVAKSGADALIAVSQGAGGHAGAISPFSLFPYLKKEVGLPVVAAGAISGGAQMAAAMSLGADAVYVGTRLIATKEASASSDYKNMIVDSAPEEIVYTEKISGIPANWLKRSVEKAGDNFHAEGTGDIDQEFKRWRDIWSAGHGVAQIDSVVPAGDVVRSMAQEYSEILKNLPKLN; from the coding sequence ATGAAAATAAAAACTCCCATTACGGAGATGCTTGGTATCGATCTGCCCATTATCGGGGCTCCCATGTTTCTCGTTTCTTATCCGGATCTAGTTGTAGCAGTTTCCGAAGCAGGTGGTTTGGGAACATTTCCATCCCAAAACTATCGCAGTTTGGAAGAATTAAGAAGGGGATTGGAAGAGATACGTTCTCGCACCAAGAAACCTATCGGTGTTAACTTAATTTTACATAAATCTCATAATCCGAACTGGGCCAAACATTTTGAGATCCTCTTGGAGTTCAAAGTGGAATTGATCATCACAAGCTTAGGAAGCCCTCGTTCTATTATAGGAGAAGCTAAGTCTGTGGGAACTAAGGTATTCTGCGATGTTACCACACTAAAGCATGCGAATATCGTAGCTAAGTCCGGCGCTGATGCGTTGATCGCCGTATCTCAAGGAGCCGGGGGACACGCAGGTGCAATCTCTCCATTCAGTTTATTTCCATACTTGAAAAAGGAAGTGGGACTTCCTGTGGTTGCTGCTGGCGCCATCAGTGGAGGAGCCCAAATGGCAGCGGCCATGTCCTTAGGAGCGGATGCAGTTTATGTGGGAACTAGATTGATCGCAACGAAAGAAGCTTCCGCTTCTTCGGATTACAAGAATATGATCGTAGATTCAGCTCCGGAAGAGATTGTTTATACCGAAAAGATTTCTGGGATCCCTGCCAACTGGTTGAAACGCTCTGTCGAAAAAGCTGGAGATAATTTCCATGCAGAAGGAACCGGAGATATAGACCAAGAATTCAAACGTTGGAGAGATATTTGGTCGGCCGGTCATGGTGTGGCTCAGATCGATTCGGTTGTGCCGGCGGGAGATGTAGTCAGAAGTATGGCTCAGGAATATTCTGAAATCTTAAAGAACTTACCTAAACTCAATTAA
- a CDS encoding S1C family serine protease, translating to MVLFTNSTNDFISSIHESKNKDSKEASGSNESYSEEEILDAYSKSVIRAVENVGPSVVHLQVSNAKGEGGSGSGFFLTPDGYIATNSHVVDGAKKIQANLSDGSSKEAELVGNDPHTDVAVLKVHGNSFPHSSFADSKKLKVGQLVVAIGNPYGFESTVTAGVVSALGRSLRSRNGRLIDNVIQTDAALNPGNSGGPLVDSQGRIVGINTAIILPAQGICFAVASNTAEYVITRLITHGSVKRGYLGIAGQNQKIPSHTKSMNRLQLDSGILVMSIESGSPADRAGIKNNDLIIGLAEKDIHTIDDLHKILDESSIGKKLGIRLLRDGSIRTFFVEPGELK from the coding sequence ATGGTATTATTCACGAATTCAACCAACGATTTCATATCTTCTATTCACGAAAGTAAGAACAAAGACTCTAAGGAGGCTTCTGGCTCAAACGAATCTTACTCAGAAGAAGAGATCTTAGACGCTTATTCAAAATCAGTGATTCGAGCCGTCGAGAACGTAGGACCAAGTGTGGTCCATTTACAAGTTTCGAATGCAAAAGGAGAAGGTGGAAGTGGCTCCGGTTTCTTTCTTACACCGGACGGATATATTGCTACGAATAGTCATGTGGTGGACGGAGCAAAGAAGATCCAAGCAAATCTTTCGGACGGTTCCAGTAAGGAAGCAGAGCTTGTCGGAAATGATCCGCATACTGACGTAGCAGTCTTGAAAGTACATGGAAATTCATTTCCTCATTCTTCTTTTGCGGACTCCAAAAAATTAAAAGTAGGACAACTCGTAGTAGCAATCGGAAATCCTTACGGCTTCGAATCTACTGTCACCGCAGGAGTGGTAAGCGCTCTCGGAAGAAGTTTACGTTCTCGTAATGGAAGATTGATAGACAACGTAATCCAAACGGATGCCGCACTCAACCCTGGAAATTCCGGCGGCCCTTTAGTCGACTCCCAAGGTAGAATTGTCGGGATCAACACTGCGATCATTCTTCCCGCACAAGGGATCTGTTTTGCAGTCGCCTCTAATACCGCTGAATATGTTATTACTCGTCTGATCACTCATGGCTCTGTCAAACGAGGGTATCTTGGGATCGCAGGTCAAAATCAGAAGATCCCTTCTCACACTAAATCCATGAACAGGCTTCAATTGGATTCGGGAATACTCGTAATGTCTATCGAGTCGGGCTCTCCTGCGGACCGAGCAGGAATCAAGAATAACGATCTAATCATTGGCCTGGCTGAGAAGGATATTCATACCATCGACGATCTTCATAAGATTTTGGATGAATCATCGATCGGAAAAAAATTAGGGATCCGTCTTCTGAGAGATGGCTCTATTCGAACCTTCTTCGTGGAACCAGGAGAACTGAAGTAG
- a CDS encoding pirin family protein, with product MEAVVHKANTRGKVDFGWLKSNHTFSFGNYMNPERIRFASLRVLNDDIVAPGRGFDPHPHQDMEIISIPLTGSLEHKDSIGTSGVIRSGEVQVMSAGTGIVHSEYNHSKTDPVNFLQIWVLPDRRGAEPRYDQKQFSVEDRKNKFQVVVAPKESEEGLWINQNAWFSLGNLDVGVEASYQPKNNERGGVYAFLISGKVNINGTELSVRDGAGFPGADLLKVKALEGSELLLMDVPEIV from the coding sequence ATGGAAGCGGTCGTTCATAAGGCAAATACAAGAGGAAAAGTGGATTTCGGTTGGCTCAAGTCCAATCATACTTTTTCTTTCGGAAACTATATGAACCCGGAAAGGATACGATTCGCATCATTACGAGTTTTGAATGATGATATCGTGGCTCCGGGCAGGGGGTTCGATCCGCATCCACACCAAGATATGGAGATCATCTCGATCCCATTGACGGGATCCTTAGAGCATAAGGACAGCATCGGTACTTCCGGTGTGATTCGCTCTGGTGAAGTGCAAGTCATGTCTGCAGGAACAGGGATCGTTCATTCGGAATACAATCATTCCAAAACGGATCCGGTGAATTTTCTTCAGATATGGGTGCTTCCTGATCGAAGAGGGGCTGAGCCTCGGTACGATCAAAAGCAATTTTCGGTCGAAGATAGAAAGAATAAATTCCAAGTAGTGGTTGCTCCTAAGGAATCCGAAGAAGGTCTTTGGATCAACCAAAATGCTTGGTTTTCCTTGGGAAATCTGGATGTAGGAGTAGAAGCTTCTTATCAGCCCAAGAATAATGAGAGAGGTGGAGTTTATGCTTTTCTAATATCAGGAAAAGTGAATATAAACGGAACAGAACTCTCAGTGAGAGATGGCGCAGGATTTCCTGGAGCCGATCTCTTGAAGGTAAAAGCCTTAGAAGGCTCGGAACTTCTCTTGATGGATGTTCCAGAGATCGTTTAA
- a CDS encoding efflux RND transporter permease subunit, with translation MRKFLSKTVEFVLTRPAASSLLLVIVLALSIFYAQRLSINSDNLQLLPSDNPSVIQTKKVIEMVGGSGFYTVALKFKDDKGMSEHLAKAFAAKRNGDPETQKKELELADEAKRKNLAYYKAKEIALKRTSDRLAATLLENKEMVRYVSFRYNVSFLQDRLPLFLKTEDLIEIRKRIKHKIDDEIEKANPFFIKLTNEEYNPDFSDIISKYQKLAKRDIFDEYNISPDKGMLIVLIKPTGSFVDIQFLEKLDVWVQGIVKDLKLEEEGIYAGYTGAYKLNQDDYETLVRALKPIGIASFLGIALLLLLFFRNPLFIVILLFSLISGLLMTFGLTGLVIGELNSITSIIGSILMGLGIDYGIQFLYRFREEFTKKQDIVRAIKDTIYHTGIASFSSALTTTSAFVVLSFSEFRGFSEFGIIATYGIIMIAIAMYGVTALQIALLLKWFPSLAKLFVLSEDQQTPSGLLRRFYSRPGVLSITVLVLVILLGIFAPKVQFDVNGRNLLVENLESVNLYDEIGDRFDISSDPQAIVVKTLEESEAVFDYLSPVPDKIAGSVDQVVSLWNFVPPYTQQLENRKILDQLSKDMKPVKPSFLKPEQRKYLPKAKLFLSVKPYDYKEVPDYFASQFKEVPNSKEKGHLLFLYPKVALWHGGKLLEFFAAIGRIEVPKVSRRTLNSILYSTGITGKGYLDPVKENYSPEETKVLLRALNTYSKEKLLSVKVLPGTVDTILEHRPYKDIAQIRSYTFQTDTAGSLVLFANLVLIVKREGFIAFFVTLALVIVVLILFYRAFLPALLSLIPLLLGIVVTVGFMALINLKLNFMNVLVFPVIIGYGIQNGIYIYYRFREDHDIVKAMAMVGPAVIASTLTTLVGWSALLLADQRGLHSIGNVATIGIAACLLIALTLLPAILVLAYRGRKSEKSEAVPLGFGPDEESSETSLPSTLAKVEERPLPKKAAKKKTPAKKKTGKKK, from the coding sequence ATGAGAAAGTTTCTATCTAAAACGGTCGAATTCGTCTTAACCAGACCGGCCGCTTCCTCTCTCCTCTTAGTCATTGTTCTAGCGCTATCCATTTTCTACGCGCAAAGACTTTCCATCAATAGCGATAACTTACAACTCCTTCCTTCCGATAATCCTTCCGTAATACAGACCAAAAAGGTCATCGAGATGGTTGGGGGAAGCGGCTTCTATACTGTGGCCCTCAAGTTTAAAGATGACAAGGGAATGAGCGAGCATCTCGCGAAAGCCTTTGCAGCCAAAAGAAACGGAGATCCGGAAACCCAGAAGAAAGAGTTGGAACTCGCTGATGAGGCAAAACGCAAGAACCTTGCTTATTACAAGGCAAAGGAGATTGCATTAAAAAGAACCTCAGATCGTTTAGCGGCAACTCTTCTGGAAAACAAGGAAATGGTACGATATGTTTCCTTTCGCTATAATGTTTCCTTCTTACAAGATAGACTTCCTCTTTTTCTAAAAACCGAGGACTTGATTGAGATCCGAAAAAGGATAAAGCATAAGATCGATGATGAGATCGAAAAAGCGAATCCTTTCTTTATCAAACTCACGAATGAAGAATACAATCCGGATTTTTCCGATATCATTTCCAAATACCAGAAGCTGGCTAAGAGAGATATATTCGATGAATATAATATTTCTCCAGACAAGGGAATGCTTATCGTTCTAATTAAGCCTACTGGTTCTTTCGTGGACATTCAGTTCTTGGAAAAATTGGATGTTTGGGTACAAGGAATCGTCAAAGACCTAAAGTTAGAAGAAGAAGGGATCTACGCAGGTTATACAGGCGCTTATAAATTAAACCAGGACGATTACGAAACTCTGGTCCGAGCATTGAAGCCGATCGGTATAGCATCTTTCTTAGGGATTGCACTGCTTCTTCTATTATTCTTCCGTAATCCTCTTTTTATCGTAATCTTATTATTCTCCTTAATAAGTGGACTACTCATGACCTTCGGATTGACCGGACTCGTCATAGGAGAATTGAATAGCATCACAAGTATCATCGGTTCGATTCTGATGGGTCTTGGGATCGATTACGGCATCCAGTTCTTATACAGATTCAGAGAAGAATTCACCAAGAAGCAGGACATCGTTCGAGCGATCAAGGATACGATCTATCATACTGGAATCGCTTCTTTTAGCTCGGCATTGACTACCACTTCTGCATTTGTGGTTCTATCTTTCTCGGAATTCAGAGGATTCAGCGAGTTCGGGATCATCGCTACTTACGGGATCATCATGATCGCGATCGCAATGTATGGAGTCACTGCATTGCAAATTGCACTTCTTCTGAAATGGTTCCCTTCTCTTGCGAAACTATTCGTATTGAGTGAAGATCAACAGACCCCTTCCGGACTTTTGAGAAGATTTTACTCCAGGCCTGGAGTACTTTCTATTACCGTATTGGTTCTCGTGATCTTACTCGGGATCTTTGCTCCTAAGGTGCAATTCGATGTGAACGGTAGAAACCTTCTCGTAGAAAACCTGGAGTCCGTAAATCTATACGACGAGATCGGTGATAGATTCGATATTTCCTCCGATCCTCAAGCGATCGTAGTAAAGACCTTGGAAGAATCCGAAGCAGTCTTCGATTATTTGAGTCCGGTTCCGGATAAGATCGCCGGCTCTGTGGATCAGGTAGTTTCTCTTTGGAATTTCGTTCCTCCTTATACCCAGCAATTGGAGAATCGCAAAATACTGGATCAGCTTTCCAAGGATATGAAGCCTGTGAAGCCTTCTTTCTTAAAACCGGAGCAAAGAAAATATCTTCCAAAAGCGAAGCTATTTCTCTCGGTTAAGCCATACGATTATAAAGAAGTTCCAGACTATTTCGCGAGCCAATTCAAAGAAGTTCCCAACTCGAAAGAAAAAGGACATCTTCTATTTCTCTATCCTAAGGTAGCTCTTTGGCACGGTGGAAAATTATTAGAATTCTTTGCTGCGATCGGAAGGATAGAAGTACCTAAGGTTTCCAGAAGGACTCTGAATTCGATCCTGTATTCTACTGGTATCACTGGAAAAGGATATTTGGATCCAGTAAAAGAGAATTACTCTCCAGAAGAGACAAAGGTGCTTCTTCGTGCCTTGAACACTTACTCTAAGGAAAAACTTCTCTCGGTTAAGGTGCTTCCTGGAACAGTAGACACGATACTGGAACATAGGCCTTATAAGGATATCGCACAGATCCGCTCTTATACTTTTCAAACGGATACTGCAGGAAGTTTAGTACTTTTCGCAAACCTAGTGTTGATCGTAAAGAGAGAAGGTTTCATCGCCTTCTTCGTAACCTTAGCGTTAGTGATTGTAGTCCTAATCTTATTCTATAGAGCCTTCTTGCCTGCGCTTCTCTCCTTGATCCCTCTTTTATTGGGGATCGTGGTGACAGTCGGCTTCATGGCACTCATAAATTTAAAATTAAACTTTATGAATGTGTTAGTGTTTCCAGTTATCATCGGTTATGGAATCCAAAACGGGATCTATATCTATTATAGATTTAGGGAAGATCACGATATAGTGAAAGCCATGGCAATGGTCGGACCGGCGGTAATCGCTTCTACCCTGACTACTTTAGTAGGTTGGAGTGCTCTCCTTCTCGCAGATCAAAGAGGACTTCATTCTATTGGAAACGTAGCGACCATCGGAATCGCGGCCTGTCTATTGATTGCACTTACACTTTTGCCAGCTATATTAGTTTTAGCTTATAGAGGAAGAAAGTCCGAGAAATCGGAAGCGGTTCCTCTTGGATTCGGACCGGATGAAGAAAGTTCAGAGACTTCTCTTCCTTCTACTCTTGCAAAAGTAGAAGAGCGGCCTTTACCTAAAAAAGCTGCTAAGAAGAAGACTCCGGCCAAGAAAAAAACAGGAAAGAAGAAATGA
- a CDS encoding putative quinol monooxygenase, with product MVITVSSYKILPEKIQEFLEISSELSRASLKENGILRFDLLQNDGDDGRFLLIEAYESESIRKAHLDTPHFVNWRRTVPEMFSQGTTTVYYKPVSPKAEEYKK from the coding sequence ATGGTGATCACCGTTTCTTCCTACAAAATACTTCCCGAAAAGATCCAAGAATTCTTGGAGATCAGTTCCGAATTATCCAGAGCATCTTTGAAAGAAAATGGAATACTTCGCTTCGATCTGTTGCAGAACGACGGAGATGATGGAAGGTTTCTATTAATAGAGGCCTATGAAAGCGAAAGCATTCGAAAGGCGCATTTAGACACCCCTCATTTTGTAAACTGGAGGAGAACTGTGCCGGAGATGTTTTCTCAAGGGACCACCACAGTTTACTATAAGCCTGTCTCTCCCAAAGCGGAAGAATATAAAAAATAA
- a CDS encoding ABC transporter substrate-binding protein, with protein sequence MRLFRTSLLCLLLLSSGILFAEETQAPSENPSPSPEVSVEDQTLASVKKLIGFIRYKKNDKALALIHVGKFSEKLLVGHKVSAADRKDFEEAIGEYIVNKAFPIALKYFDKIDITYEKPTVNATNARIGSSILYKGSDQIKFAWILSEVEGAWYISDFETEGKLATEINRIKNIDPSIKKNGIKGTIDLVRKAAKN encoded by the coding sequence GTGAGACTTTTTAGAACTTCCCTACTTTGCTTACTTCTTCTTTCTTCAGGCATTCTGTTTGCCGAAGAGACTCAGGCTCCCTCAGAAAATCCGTCTCCTTCTCCCGAGGTTTCGGTAGAAGACCAAACGTTAGCCTCCGTTAAAAAACTCATCGGCTTCATCCGATATAAAAAGAACGATAAGGCTCTCGCCTTGATCCATGTCGGAAAATTCTCCGAAAAATTGTTAGTGGGTCACAAGGTTTCTGCAGCTGACAGAAAAGATTTTGAGGAAGCAATCGGGGAATATATCGTTAACAAAGCGTTTCCGATCGCTCTTAAATATTTCGACAAGATCGATATTACTTACGAGAAACCGACTGTGAACGCAACTAACGCTAGGATCGGTTCTTCTATTTTATACAAAGGTTCCGATCAGATCAAGTTCGCTTGGATTCTTTCCGAAGTGGAAGGTGCATGGTACATCAGCGACTTTGAAACGGAAGGCAAACTTGCCACAGAGATCAATCGAATAAAGAACATAGACCCTTCTATCAAGAAGAACGGGATCAAGGGCACGATCGACTTAGTGCGCAAAGCAGCTAAAAACTGA
- a CDS encoding MXAN_6521/LA_1396 family lipoprotein: MNSKLRILLLAISVLFLMNCAVKQVKQSPNYEKSLSNFKRLTISISPDSKINPTEATLAKSIAEQELAHHKEFIVYPDPLNKNVNCGVQIGKSQGVLKLKLEESLNGSTPGFLVWLLPAVLGPSSNGMRLTISASMQKCDTKEILWEGKAASSYPLGGDEEATLRTSYENKLGKSIGPKVLPYYDLLKSLLDQIESPVLNEAEQDEKIEVEAGG; this comes from the coding sequence ATGAATTCCAAACTTCGAATCTTGTTACTTGCAATTTCGGTTCTATTCTTAATGAACTGCGCCGTGAAGCAGGTGAAACAATCTCCGAATTACGAAAAATCACTAAGCAATTTCAAACGGCTTACGATCTCAATTTCTCCTGACTCGAAGATAAATCCTACAGAAGCGACTCTTGCAAAATCCATAGCGGAGCAAGAACTCGCACATCATAAGGAATTTATAGTGTATCCGGATCCTTTGAATAAGAATGTAAATTGCGGAGTCCAAATCGGAAAGTCTCAGGGAGTTCTCAAATTGAAGTTGGAAGAATCCTTGAATGGAAGCACTCCAGGTTTTCTAGTTTGGCTTCTTCCTGCGGTTTTAGGTCCTTCTTCCAATGGAATGAGACTTACTATCTCCGCTTCTATGCAGAAATGTGATACCAAGGAAATTCTTTGGGAAGGAAAAGCCGCTTCTTCTTATCCGCTAGGAGGAGATGAGGAAGCTACTCTCCGAACTTCTTACGAGAATAAATTGGGAAAATCCATCGGCCCCAAGGTACTTCCATATTATGATCTTCTGAAGTCTTTATTGGATCAAATAGAGAGTCCTGTTCTAAACGAAGCAGAACAAGACGAGAAGATCGAGGTAGAAGCCGGAGGTTAA